A part of Flavobacteriaceae bacterium GSB9 genomic DNA contains:
- a CDS encoding sugar isomerase, with protein MKIEQNHIQDTNKEDLQSHQEQFDFLSNNLAKKGADIKGIINKLKDFQVAIPSWALGAGGTRFGRFSFYGEPSSLEQKIQDVGILHALTQTAGAVSLHIPWDIPEDYYAIKDIANGLDIKFDAVNSNTFQDQKNAKESYKFGSLSNTSEAVRQQAIQHNLDVINIGDKLGSKALTVWLADGSSFPGQNNFQTAFQNTQDSLIEIYKGLPDDWKMLVEYKPYEPNFYSTVIQDWGASLMLANGCGDKAYTLVDLGHHLPNSNIEQIVSILQLKGKLGGFHFNDSKYGDDDLTVGSIKPYALFLIFNELVYGMENNPNNPDLAWMIDASHNIKDPLEDLIQSLEAIQEAYAKALLIDQSELKAAQLDNDVVKCQEILQGAYRTDVRPLLAKARLESGGALSPINAYRSLEVRNQLTKERGKHTVATGL; from the coding sequence ATGAAAATAGAACAAAACCACATACAAGATACCAATAAAGAAGACCTTCAATCGCACCAAGAACAATTTGATTTTTTATCAAACAACTTAGCAAAAAAAGGTGCTGATATAAAAGGTATAATAAATAAACTTAAAGACTTTCAAGTCGCTATCCCTAGTTGGGCTTTGGGTGCTGGAGGTACGAGGTTCGGACGTTTTTCGTTTTATGGTGAACCTTCTAGTTTAGAACAAAAAATTCAGGATGTTGGTATTTTGCATGCACTTACACAAACGGCGGGTGCGGTTTCGCTTCATATTCCATGGGATATTCCCGAAGATTACTACGCTATAAAAGATATAGCAAACGGATTGGATATAAAATTCGATGCTGTTAACTCTAACACCTTTCAAGATCAAAAAAACGCCAAAGAGAGTTATAAATTTGGATCTTTAAGTAATACAAGTGAAGCGGTTAGGCAACAAGCCATTCAACATAATTTAGATGTCATCAATATTGGTGACAAACTGGGCTCAAAAGCATTAACGGTTTGGTTGGCCGATGGGTCTTCTTTCCCGGGGCAAAACAACTTTCAAACAGCTTTTCAAAATACACAGGACAGCTTAATAGAAATTTATAAAGGTTTGCCAGATGACTGGAAAATGTTAGTAGAATACAAGCCCTATGAACCAAACTTTTACAGTACGGTAATTCAAGATTGGGGGGCTTCATTAATGTTGGCCAATGGCTGTGGCGATAAAGCCTATACTTTAGTTGATTTGGGACACCACCTGCCAAATTCAAATATTGAACAAATTGTTTCTATTTTGCAATTAAAAGGTAAATTAGGCGGTTTCCATTTTAATGATAGCAAATACGGTGATGACGATTTAACCGTTGGAAGCATTAAACCTTATGCCCTATTCCTTATTTTTAACGAGTTGGTTTATGGAATGGAAAACAATCCTAACAACCCAGATTTAGCTTGGATGATTGATGCCAGCCACAATATAAAAGACCCGCTTGAGGATTTAATCCAGTCTTTAGAAGCGATTCAAGAGGCCTATGCCAAAGCGCTTTTAATTGATCAATCTGAATTGAAAGCTGCTCAGTTGGACAACGATGTAGTAAAATGCCAAGAAATTCTTCAAGGAGCCTATAGAACTGATGTGCGTCCATTACTTGCCAAGGCAAGATTGGAA
- a CDS encoding bifunctional aldolase/short-chain dehydrogenase: MSTATKNFKYVDYLWDNDKAESLGDDQVALFLYRSNILGADLRITNYGGGNTSCKTIEKDPLTNEEVEVMWVKGSGGDIGTLTRSGIAGLYTNRLRDLKNVYGGLEDEDRMVGLFNHCIYDLDSKAPSIDTPLHGLLPFKHIDHLHPDALIAVAAAKDSEKVTKEIWGDTMGWVPWQRPGFDLGLQLEKCLAENPGIRGIVLGSHGLFTWGDTSYECYINSLEVIEKASEYIDKKIAEKGSVFGGQKVESLPKEERLEKAAQLMPLLRGLCSSENQMIGHFSDTDVVMEYINSNDLERLAPMGTSCPDHFLRTKIQPLVLTLDANEDLSDAEAVLKKLEPAFEQYRQEYADYYNTCKRDNSPAMRDPNPVIIIYPGVGMFSFAKNKQTTRVASEFYINAINVMRGAEAISAYTSLPRQEAFDIEYWLLEEAKLQRMPKEQPLSRKVALVTGAGGGIGKAIADKLAAEGANIVLTDINEDSLKEAHATYKRDVSTYVVCDVTNYESIVNAYKKACVEFGGIDIIVHSAGLAISKPIEETTQKDWDLLQDVLVKGQFELAKAGVEVMRKQNLGGNFISIASKNGLVSGPNNVGYGTAKAAQQHMSRLLAAELAKDKIRVNVVNPDGVIVGSKIWEGAWAEGRAKAYGITVEELPAHYAKRNLLNEIIYPEDIANGVFSLVGILDKSTGNIINVDGGMANAFVR; the protein is encoded by the coding sequence ATGAGTACAGCAACAAAAAACTTTAAATACGTAGATTATCTTTGGGATAACGATAAAGCAGAAAGCTTAGGAGACGACCAAGTAGCCTTATTTTTATATCGTTCCAATATTTTAGGAGCAGATTTAAGAATAACTAATTATGGTGGTGGTAATACAAGTTGTAAAACCATAGAAAAAGACCCTTTAACCAACGAAGAGGTTGAAGTAATGTGGGTGAAAGGCTCTGGTGGAGATATCGGGACCCTTACGCGTTCAGGAATTGCTGGACTTTACACAAACAGATTACGTGATTTAAAGAATGTTTATGGAGGTCTAGAAGATGAAGACCGTATGGTAGGTTTATTTAACCACTGTATATATGATTTAGATAGTAAAGCACCGTCTATCGACACCCCTTTGCATGGTTTACTCCCATTTAAGCATATTGACCACTTACACCCTGATGCACTTATCGCTGTTGCTGCTGCAAAAGACAGTGAAAAAGTAACCAAAGAGATTTGGGGAGATACTATGGGCTGGGTACCATGGCAACGTCCTGGTTTCGATTTAGGATTACAATTAGAGAAATGTTTAGCTGAAAACCCAGGCATTAGAGGTATCGTATTAGGAAGCCACGGTCTGTTTACTTGGGGAGATACCTCTTACGAATGTTATATAAATAGTTTAGAAGTTATTGAAAAAGCTTCTGAATACATCGATAAAAAAATTGCTGAAAAAGGTTCTGTTTTTGGTGGTCAAAAAGTGGAAAGCTTACCAAAAGAAGAGCGTTTAGAAAAAGCTGCACAATTAATGCCGTTGTTAAGAGGACTTTGTTCTTCTGAAAACCAAATGATTGGTCACTTTTCTGATACCGATGTGGTTATGGAGTACATAAACAGTAATGATTTGGAAAGATTGGCCCCAATGGGAACCTCTTGCCCAGATCACTTCTTACGTACTAAAATTCAACCTTTAGTTTTAACTTTAGATGCGAATGAAGATTTATCAGATGCTGAAGCTGTTCTTAAAAAACTAGAACCCGCTTTTGAACAATACAGACAAGAATACGCAGATTATTATAATACTTGCAAAAGAGACAACAGTCCTGCAATGCGCGACCCTAACCCAGTAATCATTATTTATCCTGGTGTTGGTATGTTCAGTTTTGCCAAAAACAAGCAAACAACACGTGTTGCCAGTGAGTTTTACATCAATGCCATCAATGTAATGCGTGGTGCCGAAGCAATCTCAGCGTACACTTCTTTACCAAGACAAGAAGCTTTTGATATTGAATATTGGTTATTGGAAGAAGCCAAATTACAACGTATGCCAAAAGAGCAACCATTATCTCGTAAAGTAGCCTTAGTTACTGGAGCTGGTGGCGGTATTGGTAAAGCTATTGCCGATAAATTGGCTGCTGAAGGTGCTAATATTGTTTTGACAGATATTAATGAAGACAGCTTAAAAGAAGCGCACGCCACTTACAAGCGCGATGTCTCTACTTATGTGGTATGCGACGTTACCAATTACGAATCTATCGTTAATGCTTATAAAAAAGCTTGTGTTGAATTTGGTGGCATAGACATTATTGTACATAGCGCCGGATTGGCCATTTCCAAACCAATTGAAGAAACTACCCAAAAAGATTGGGATCTGCTTCAAGATGTATTGGTTAAAGGTCAGTTTGAATTGGCAAAAGCAGGCGTAGAAGTAATGCGTAAGCAAAACCTTGGTGGAAACTTTATTAGTATTGCCAGTAAGAACGGATTGGTTTCAGGGCCTAACAACGTGGGGTACGGTACAGCTAAAGCTGCACAACAACATATGTCGCGTTTATTGGCTGCTGAATTGGCAAAAGATAAAATCCGCGTAAATGTAGTAAACCCAGACGGTGTTATTGTAGGAAGTAAAATTTGGGAAGGTGCTTGGGCTGAAGGCCGTGCCAAAGCTTATGGCATTACCGTTGAAGAACTTCCAGCACACTACGCTAAAAGAAACTTATTAAACGAAATTATCTACCCAGAAGATATTGCCAATGGTGTATTTTCTTTAGTAGGAATTTTAGATAAAAGTACCGGAAACATTATTAACGTTGACGGCGGAATGGCAAATGCATTCGTAAGATAG
- a CDS encoding MlaD family protein, producing the protein MKNTSNHKLRLGIFVVASLTLFIVAIYLIGNRQNMFAKTFSISANFRNVNGLMQGNNVRYSGINIGTVKNISMLNDSTISVNMVIEEKMVEHIKKDAIATISTDGLVGNMIVNIIPGKGDAETISSGDIIETYTKIGTGEMLSTLNVTNENAALLTAKLLKIADAMSNSQGTFGMLINDTIVSHNLKQTVIQLRIMSIEANKAMKSLNSIIDSINFNESVAGKLLNDSIEAQKVSVVLTNLETSTNDIKTVINNLNETITNYKNGNGAVEYLFKDEDFVKTLEQTMKNINDGSHKFNQNMEALKHNFLTRRYFRKLEKKQKNN; encoded by the coding sequence ATGAAAAATACAAGCAATCACAAACTTAGGTTGGGCATTTTTGTCGTCGCAAGCCTAACCCTATTTATAGTTGCGATATATTTAATTGGCAATCGTCAAAACATGTTTGCAAAAACATTTTCAATTAGTGCCAATTTCAGAAACGTTAACGGCCTAATGCAAGGTAACAATGTTCGGTACTCTGGTATAAACATCGGTACGGTAAAAAATATTTCAATGTTAAACGATTCTACCATTAGTGTTAATATGGTCATTGAAGAAAAAATGGTAGAACATATAAAAAAGGATGCTATCGCAACCATCAGTACCGATGGTTTGGTTGGTAACATGATCGTAAACATCATACCGGGCAAAGGTGATGCCGAAACTATTTCTTCTGGCGACATTATTGAAACCTATACCAAAATTGGAACTGGGGAAATGCTAAGCACCTTAAATGTAACCAACGAAAATGCTGCTTTATTAACAGCCAAATTACTCAAAATAGCAGATGCCATGTCTAACAGCCAAGGCACTTTTGGCATGCTTATAAACGACACCATTGTATCCCACAACCTTAAGCAAACCGTTATTCAATTGAGGATTATGAGCATTGAGGCCAATAAAGCTATGAAAAGTTTGAATTCTATTATTGATTCCATCAATTTTAACGAAAGTGTTGCAGGCAAATTACTTAACGATTCTATAGAAGCCCAAAAAGTAAGCGTTGTGCTAACCAATCTTGAAACCTCAACTAATGATATAAAAACGGTAATTAACAATTTAAACGAAACAATAACCAATTATAAAAACGGTAATGGTGCAGTAGAATACCTTTTTAAAGATGAGGATTTTGTAAAAACCCTTGAGCAAACCATGAAAAACATTAATGATGGAAGCCATAAGTTCAACCAAAACATGGAAGCCTTAAAACATAATTTTTTAACGCGTAGATATTTCAGGAAATTGGAAAAAAAACAAAAAAATAATTGA
- a CDS encoding ATP-binding cassette domain-containing protein: MKTPFGISNETKKADNRQPILEIKDLKKSFGNNHVLNGFNLQLFEGENLVIMGKSGCGKSVMIKCMVGLIAPDSGSINVMGKDINTLNQIELDKLRTEIGFLFQGSALYDSMTVRENLEFPLRRHKHKFGTITDTTPLVLEALDNVGLANTIDLMPAELSGGMQRRVALARTLILKPKIILYDEPTSGLDPITSKEIIELMRRIQQQYKTSSLIITHDVDCARVVSERIILLVDGINYAEGTFVTLKASNDEKVKAFFK; the protein is encoded by the coding sequence ATGAAAACACCTTTTGGCATATCGAACGAAACAAAAAAAGCGGACAATAGGCAGCCTATTCTTGAAATCAAAGATTTAAAAAAGTCTTTTGGTAACAATCATGTTTTAAACGGATTCAATCTTCAACTTTTTGAAGGTGAAAACCTGGTTATCATGGGAAAATCCGGTTGTGGCAAATCTGTAATGATTAAATGTATGGTGGGCTTGATCGCGCCCGACTCTGGTTCAATAAATGTTATGGGAAAAGATATCAATACCTTAAACCAAATAGAACTGGATAAACTACGAACAGAAATTGGCTTTCTGTTTCAAGGCAGTGCATTGTATGATTCTATGACCGTCAGGGAAAATTTAGAATTTCCTTTAAGACGGCATAAACACAAATTTGGAACTATTACCGACACAACGCCTTTGGTTCTTGAAGCTCTGGATAATGTTGGATTAGCCAATACTATAGATTTAATGCCTGCCGAATTATCCGGAGGCATGCAAAGACGTGTGGCATTAGCAAGAACTCTGATTTTAAAACCTAAAATCATTTTATATGATGAACCTACAAGCGGATTAGACCCCATAACATCAAAAGAAATCATTGAACTCATGCGGCGCATACAACAACAGTATAAAACATCTTCGCTCATTATTACGCACGATGTAGATTGTGCACGCGTAGTATCTGAGCGTATCATTCTACTCGTTGATGGCATTAATTACGCAGAAGGTACATTTGTAACCCTAAAGGCATCAAATGACGAAAAAGTAAAAGCATTCTTCAAATAA
- a CDS encoding ABC transporter permease, with the protein MLSALKIKSFFSEIGELAYFTRRFLKELFNKPFEFNELLKQCYNVGYRSVLLVGVTGFIIGLVITLQTRPTLEEFGAESWMPSMVSISIIREIGPVIIALTFAGRIASGIGAELGSMRVTEQIDAMEVSGTNPFKFLVVTRVLAATLMLPVLVILGDAIALYGSYIIENLKGDVSFLLYFNKVFNALEFGDIIPATIKTFFFGFAIGLVGCFKGYYCEKGTVGVGLAANSAVVFSSMLLFIIDFIAVFITDLFF; encoded by the coding sequence ATGCTAAGCGCATTAAAAATAAAGTCTTTTTTCTCTGAAATTGGCGAACTAGCATATTTTACAAGACGGTTTCTTAAAGAGCTTTTTAACAAACCTTTTGAGTTTAACGAATTACTAAAACAGTGTTATAATGTAGGTTACCGGTCTGTTTTACTCGTTGGTGTAACCGGCTTTATTATAGGGTTGGTAATTACATTGCAAACAAGACCTACGCTAGAAGAATTTGGAGCCGAATCGTGGATGCCCTCTATGGTTAGCATTTCCATTATTAGAGAAATTGGACCAGTAATTATAGCTTTAACATTTGCGGGGCGCATCGCTTCTGGAATTGGGGCAGAATTAGGATCTATGCGTGTTACAGAACAAATTGACGCCATGGAAGTTTCAGGTACCAATCCGTTTAAATTCCTTGTCGTTACCAGAGTACTGGCTGCTACTTTAATGCTTCCCGTTTTAGTGATTTTAGGTGATGCCATAGCGCTTTATGGCTCATATATTATTGAAAACCTAAAAGGCGATGTGTCTTTTCTGCTGTATTTTAACAAGGTTTTTAACGCCTTAGAATTTGGTGATATTATTCCTGCTACCATAAAAACCTTTTTTTTCGGTTTTGCAATTGGTTTGGTGGGATGCTTTAAAGGGTATTACTGCGAAAAAGGAACGGTAGGCGTTGGCTTAGCGGCTAACTCAGCCGTAGTTTTTTCATCTATGCTACTATTTATCATCGATTTTATAGCCGTATTTATTACCGACTTATTTTTTTGA